The Paenibacillus mucilaginosus 3016 genome includes the window GAACACCTCGAGGGCCGCTCCGAGCGCCTGCTCCTCGTCAAACTCCCTTGGCCGTGCCATCCTTCACGCCTCCATTATGTACTGATCGGTATATAATGAATCATACCGCAAGATGGCCTTCTTGGCAAGCGGCGTTTGAACCTCCCCCCTTCCCCGGAACGACGCCCTCCCTTCCTTGGAGGCAGAACCGAATCGGGCCCCTCCATGCTTATCCTGTAAAAAAAGCACGCTCCGCCTCAGCGGAACATGCTCCACAATTTGATCAGATGAAATGTATTGCTCGGGTCGATCTTCTGGCTGATGACGAAATTCACGAGATGCTCCGTCTGCTGATCGGTGACCCTCTCCCCGAGCGTCTTCGTCAGCAGGCCGACGAAACGGCGCACCTTCGCCCGGTCCTGGAGATCGTACTTGGTGACGCCCTGCAGAATCATCTTGACGCGTTCCTTCGTCTCCGGGTTCTTCATCTTGAATTTGATCCGCTCCACCTGGGCCGGATCGAAGCCGTGCTTCGTATAGCTCATGCCCTGCACCTCCGTTATTGTCCTTCCTGTGCTCGGTCTGACTTGATCCCACAGTAAGTTTATGACGGAGGGCCCGGCCATGTTGACTCTTAGCGTATAAATTAGTCCAACATCTCGCTGCTGAGAATCTGCTCCCGCTGGAGGAACTCCCGCAGCGGGGTATATTCGGTGCCGGTCCAGAACTCCGGCCGCTTCACAAGCTCCGCGGCATCGTCGCGCGCCTGCTCCATGACCTCGAAGTCCGTCACCATATCGGCGAGCCGGAAATCCGGCACCCCGCTCTGCTTCGTGCCGAAGAAGTCGCCAGGGCCTCTGAGCTCCAGGTCCCGTCTTGCGATCTCGAAGCCGTCGTTCGTATCGGTCATCGCCTTCATTCGCTCCTTGCCAACCTCGTTCTTCGGATCGGCGATGAGCACGCAGTACGACTGGTGCTCTCCCCGGCCTACGCGCCCGCGCAGCTGGTGCAGCTGCGAGAGGCCGAAGCGGTCGGCATCGTAGACGACCATCAGCGTGGCGTTCGGCACGTCTACCCCGACCTCGATGACGGTCGTGGAGACGAGCACGTGCACCCGGCCCGCGCTGAACTCCCGCATCACCTCGTCCTTCTCGCCGGGCGTCATCCGCCCGTGGAGCAGGCCGACCTTGTAGTCCGGGAACTCGAACTGCAGCTGGGCATGCACATCGATCGCGTTCTGCACGTCGAGCTTCTCCGACTCCTCGATAAGCGGGCAGATGACGTAGGCCTGGCGCCCGGCGGCCACCTCGCGGCGGATGAAGCCGAGCACGCGCTCCAGCATGCCGTGCGTGACCGCATACGTCTTGATCGGCTTGCGCCCCTTCGGCAGCTCACGCAGCGTCGAGACGTCCATGTCGCCGAAGGCCGTGATGGCCAGCGTGCGCGGAATCGGCGTCGCCGTCATCGTCAGCACGTCGGGGTTCATCCCCTTGCGGCGCAGGATGCTGCGCTGGTTGACCCCGAAGCGGTGCTGCTCGTCGGTGACGACAAGCCCGAGCCGCCGGAAGAACACGTCCTCCTGGATGAGCGCATGGGTGCCGACGACGACGTCGATCATGCCCATCTGCAGGGAGGCCAGAATCTCCCGCCGCTGGCGGTCCGTCAGGCTGCCGGTCAAGAGCGCGGTCTGGATGCCGTACGGCTCGAACAGCCGGTCGAGCGAGCGCTTGTGCTGCTCGGCGAGAATCTCGGTCGGCACCATGAGCGCGCCCTGGTAGCCGGCCTTGACCACAGCAAACAGCGCCGAAGCGGCCACGACCGTCTTGCCGGCGCCGACATCCCCCTGCAGCAGCCGGTTCATGCAGTGCGGCTGCTGCAGATCCTGCAGAATCTCCGCGAGCACATTCTTCTGCGAGTCGGTCAGCGTGAACGGCAGCGAACGCACGAAGGCCCGCACGGCGGGCAGATCGACGGGGTGCGCGACCCCGTCGGCCCGCTCGTGGTTCAGCGCGCGGTACGCCTGCATCTTGAGCTGGAAGAGGAACAGCTCCTCATACACCATCCGGCGCCTCGCCCGCTGCCCCTGCTCCATGTTTCCCGGCAGGTGCAGCAGCGTCACCGCCTGCTTGCGGGGCAGCAGCCCGTACTTCTGAAGCAGCTCCTGCGGCAGCACCTCGGGGATCATCTCCCCGTACTGCACCAGCGCCTGCTTCATCGCCTGGCGGAACCACTTCTGCGTCAGGGCCGCCGTCAGGGAATAGACGGGCTGCAGCGTGCCGATCTGGGAGGTTCCCTGTCCCGGGAACTCCACCTCCGTCACGGTCAGCTGCAGCCGCTTCTGATCCCACTTGCCCGTGAGCACCACCTCGGCACCGGCCGTCAGCTTGTCCCGCAGATAGTGCCGGTTGAACCACACGGCCGTTACGAACAAGGGATCGACAACGACCTTGCAGGTCAGCCGGGATTTGGTCCGCCCGTACATCTGCACGAGAGGGACCCCCACGATAGTTCCCTGCACCGTAATCTTGTCTCCGTCCTTGACCTGCGTCAAATCGCGAAGCGTGTAATCCTCGTAGCGGAAAGGATAATAATCGAGAAGCTGCCCGACACTCGAAATGCCGAGGCCGAGCAGCTCTTCAGGCTTCTTGCCTTTGACGCCGGACACTTGCGTAACCGGAAGGGAATACAGATCCAGCATGGTCCTACCGCGGGAAGACGAACGCCGCTACGGTTCCTGGTCCTACGTGGGTGCCGATGACCGGACCGATTGGTCCATACCGCACCTCGGTCACGTCGAAGTTCTGGGCGATCAGCGACTGAAGCTCCGCCGCCGTCTCCTTGTTCGACGTGTAGCCGGGAATCAGCCGGATCGGCCGGTCCCCGAAATCTTCACGGATCAGTTCGACGATCCGGTTCATCGCCTTCTTCTGCCCCCGCACCTTATCGAGCGAGTAAACCTCGCCTCCGGGGTTCAGCGAGAGGATCGGCTTGATGTTCAGCAGCGAGCCGACCAGCGCCGCCGCCCGGCCGATCCGTCCGCCCTTCTGCAGGTATTCGAGGGTATCGACGAGGAAGTAAATCTTCGTCTCTTCCTGCAGCTTGCGGACGATCTCCAGGATTTCCTCCTTGCTCCGGCCTTCGCGGGCCGCTTCGGCCGCCGCGATGACCATGTTGCCTATGCCCCAGGAGGCGGACCGGCTGTCGACGACGGTCACGTCCGCCCCGTCCTCGACCAT containing:
- the recG gene encoding ATP-dependent DNA helicase RecG; this translates as MLDLYSLPVTQVSGVKGKKPEELLGLGISSVGQLLDYYPFRYEDYTLRDLTQVKDGDKITVQGTIVGVPLVQMYGRTKSRLTCKVVVDPLFVTAVWFNRHYLRDKLTAGAEVVLTGKWDQKRLQLTVTEVEFPGQGTSQIGTLQPVYSLTAALTQKWFRQAMKQALVQYGEMIPEVLPQELLQKYGLLPRKQAVTLLHLPGNMEQGQRARRRMVYEELFLFQLKMQAYRALNHERADGVAHPVDLPAVRAFVRSLPFTLTDSQKNVLAEILQDLQQPHCMNRLLQGDVGAGKTVVAASALFAVVKAGYQGALMVPTEILAEQHKRSLDRLFEPYGIQTALLTGSLTDRQRREILASLQMGMIDVVVGTHALIQEDVFFRRLGLVVTDEQHRFGVNQRSILRRKGMNPDVLTMTATPIPRTLAITAFGDMDVSTLRELPKGRKPIKTYAVTHGMLERVLGFIRREVAAGRQAYVICPLIEESEKLDVQNAIDVHAQLQFEFPDYKVGLLHGRMTPGEKDEVMREFSAGRVHVLVSTTVIEVGVDVPNATLMVVYDADRFGLSQLHQLRGRVGRGEHQSYCVLIADPKNEVGKERMKAMTDTNDGFEIARRDLELRGPGDFFGTKQSGVPDFRLADMVTDFEVMEQARDDAAELVKRPEFWTGTEYTPLREFLQREQILSSEMLD
- a CDS encoding DegV family protein, which produces MSGVRIVTDSTADLPADIRKELGIEMVPLKVLFGSEAFADGVDLGPDEFYAKLAAAGSLPTTSQPSPAEFLEVYERLAKEGDGPILSIHLASVLSGTYQSAVLASTMVEDGADVTVVDSRSASWGIGNMVIAAAEAAREGRSKEEILEIVRKLQEETKIYFLVDTLEYLQKGGRIGRAAALVGSLLNIKPILSLNPGGEVYSLDKVRGQKKAMNRIVELIREDFGDRPIRLIPGYTSNKETAAELQSLIAQNFDVTEVRYGPIGPVIGTHVGPGTVAAFVFPR
- a CDS encoding stage VI sporulation protein F, whose translation is MSYTKHGFDPAQVERIKFKMKNPETKERVKMILQGVTKYDLQDRAKVRRFVGLLTKTLGERVTDQQTEHLVNFVISQKIDPSNTFHLIKLWSMFR